The following are from one region of the Pseudomonas putida genome:
- a CDS encoding urease accessory UreF family protein, translated as MDSDLALLRLLQLASPGLPVGGFTYSQGLEWAVETGWVRGADGFAAWQREQIDDTLACLDWPVLARLYHACQAEDAEAFGHWSRFLLANRETAELRLEEQQRGAALARLLDGWQLGQAPAWRASLELTQLGGMAWLAAHWAIPLRQLALGHGFAWLEGAVMAGVKLVPFGQQAAQTLLRDLGAGLPAAFDQALALGDDQLGGGLPLLAIASSCHETQYTRLFRS; from the coding sequence ATGGACAGCGACCTGGCGCTGCTGCGCCTGCTGCAACTGGCCAGCCCTGGCTTGCCGGTGGGGGGCTTCACCTACTCGCAAGGCCTGGAATGGGCGGTCGAGACCGGCTGGGTACGGGGCGCGGATGGTTTCGCTGCCTGGCAGCGGGAGCAGATCGACGACACCCTGGCCTGCCTCGACTGGCCGGTGCTGGCGCGCCTGTACCACGCCTGCCAGGCCGAGGACGCCGAGGCCTTCGGCCATTGGAGCCGTTTTCTGCTGGCCAACCGCGAAACCGCCGAGTTGCGTCTGGAAGAACAGCAGCGCGGTGCGGCGCTGGCACGGCTTCTGGACGGCTGGCAACTGGGCCAGGCGCCGGCCTGGCGGGCCAGCCTCGAACTCACCCAGCTCGGCGGTATGGCCTGGCTGGCTGCGCACTGGGCGATCCCACTGCGCCAGTTGGCCCTTGGCCATGGTTTTGCCTGGCTGGAGGGTGCAGTAATGGCCGGGGTCAAGCTGGTGCCGTTCGGCCAGCAGGCTGCCCAGACGTTGCTGCGTGACCTGGGGGCAGGGCTGCCCGCCGCCTTCGACCAGGCACTGGCTTTGGGCGATGACCAGCTAGGCGGCGGCTTGCCGTTGCTGGCCATTGCCTCATCGTGTCACGAAACCCAATACACCCGTTTGTTCCGTTCCTGA
- the ureE gene encoding urease accessory protein UreE, producing the protein MIVLTRRITDPGTLGETGTVTLDVDSRIKSRLRLTLDDGREAGLMLERGHLLRGGELLADAEGTQLIRVLAAPEAVSTVRCADSHLLARAAYHLGNRHVPLQIEPGLLRFQHDHVLDDMLRGLGLTVEAEQAPFEPEAGAYQSAPHSHSHSHAHGHDHPFVRLPAHS; encoded by the coding sequence ATGATTGTCTTGACCCGCCGTATCACCGACCCCGGCACACTGGGTGAAACCGGTACTGTCACCCTGGACGTGGACAGCCGCATCAAGAGCCGCCTGCGACTGACCCTGGATGATGGCCGCGAGGCCGGGCTTATGCTCGAGCGCGGCCACCTGCTGCGCGGCGGCGAACTGCTGGCCGATGCCGAGGGCACCCAGCTGATCCGTGTGCTGGCGGCGCCCGAGGCGGTGTCCACGGTGCGCTGCGCCGACTCGCACTTGCTGGCCCGCGCGGCCTATCACCTGGGCAACCGCCACGTGCCGCTGCAAATCGAGCCCGGCCTGTTGCGCTTCCAGCACGACCATGTGCTGGACGACATGTTGCGTGGTCTGGGCCTGACGGTAGAAGCCGAACAGGCGCCTTTCGAGCCTGAAGCGGGCGCCTACCAAAGCGCGCCGCACAGCCATAGCCACAGCCATGCACACGGCCACGATCATCCGTTCGTGCGCTTGCCTGCCCATTCCTGA
- the ureC gene encoding urease subunit alpha has product MSRISRQAYADMFGPTVGDRVRLADTALWVEVEQDFTIYGEEVKFGGGKVIRDGMGQGQMLAAEAMDLVLTNALIIDHWGIVKADIGIKHGRIAVIGKAGNPDVQPGVNVPVGPGTEVIAAEGKIVTAGGVDSHIHFICPQQVDEALNSGVTTFIGGGTGPATGTNATTCTPGPWYLARMLQAADSLPINIGLLGKGNASRPEALREQIAAGAVGLKLHEDWGSTPAAIDCCLGVAEEMDIQVAIHTDTLNESGCIEDTLAAIGDRTIHTFHTEGAGGGHAPDIIRAAGQANVLPSSTNPTLPYTVNTVDEHLDMLMVCHHLDPSIAEDVAFAESRIRRETIAAEDILHDMGAFAMTSSDSQAMGRVGEVVLRTWQVAHQMKLRRGPLAPDTSYSDNFRVKRYIAKYTINPALTHGIGHEVGSLEVGKLADLVLWAPAFFAVKPALVIKGGMIVTAPMGDINGSIPTPQPVHYRPMFGALGAARHATRMTFLPQAAMDRGLAEELNLRSLIGVAHGCRRVRKPDMVHNTLQPLIEVDAQTYQVRADGELLVCEPARELPLAQRYFLF; this is encoded by the coding sequence ATGAGCCGTATTTCCCGCCAGGCCTATGCCGACATGTTCGGCCCCACCGTGGGCGACCGCGTACGCCTGGCCGACACCGCGCTGTGGGTCGAGGTGGAGCAGGATTTCACCATTTATGGCGAAGAGGTGAAGTTCGGTGGCGGCAAGGTCATCCGCGATGGCATGGGCCAGGGCCAGATGCTGGCCGCCGAAGCCATGGACCTGGTCCTGACCAATGCCCTGATCATCGACCACTGGGGCATCGTCAAGGCCGATATCGGCATCAAGCACGGGCGTATCGCGGTGATCGGCAAGGCTGGCAACCCCGATGTGCAGCCGGGCGTGAACGTGCCGGTGGGCCCCGGCACCGAAGTGATCGCAGCCGAGGGCAAGATCGTCACCGCCGGTGGCGTCGACTCGCACATTCATTTCATCTGCCCGCAGCAGGTGGACGAGGCGCTGAACAGTGGTGTCACCACCTTCATCGGCGGCGGCACCGGGCCGGCCACCGGTACCAACGCCACTACCTGCACGCCCGGCCCCTGGTACCTGGCGCGCATGCTCCAGGCCGCAGACAGCCTGCCGATCAACATCGGCTTGTTGGGCAAGGGCAACGCCTCGCGGCCGGAAGCACTGCGCGAGCAGATCGCGGCCGGCGCCGTGGGCCTCAAACTGCACGAAGACTGGGGCTCGACACCGGCGGCCATCGACTGCTGCCTGGGTGTGGCCGAGGAAATGGACATCCAGGTGGCGATCCACACCGATACCCTCAACGAGTCCGGCTGCATCGAAGACACCCTGGCGGCCATCGGCGACCGCACCATTCACACCTTCCACACCGAGGGCGCCGGTGGTGGCCACGCCCCGGACATCATCCGTGCGGCGGGGCAGGCCAATGTGTTGCCGTCCTCGACCAACCCGACCCTGCCGTACACGGTCAACACCGTGGACGAGCACCTGGACATGCTCATGGTCTGCCACCACCTGGACCCGAGCATCGCCGAAGACGTGGCCTTTGCCGAGTCGCGCATCCGCCGCGAAACCATTGCCGCCGAGGACATCCTCCACGACATGGGCGCCTTTGCCATGACCTCGTCCGACTCCCAGGCCATGGGCCGGGTTGGCGAGGTGGTACTGCGTACCTGGCAGGTCGCCCACCAGATGAAGCTGCGCCGCGGGCCACTGGCGCCGGACACCAGCTACAGCGACAACTTCCGGGTCAAACGCTACATCGCCAAGTACACCATCAACCCGGCACTGACCCACGGCATCGGCCACGAAGTGGGTTCGCTGGAAGTCGGCAAGCTGGCTGACCTGGTGCTGTGGGCGCCGGCGTTCTTTGCGGTCAAGCCGGCCCTGGTGATCAAGGGCGGGATGATTGTCACCGCGCCCATGGGCGACATCAATGGCTCCATCCCTACGCCGCAGCCGGTGCATTACCGCCCGATGTTCGGCGCCCTGGGCGCGGCGCGGCATGCCACGCGCATGACCTTCCTGCCCCAGGCGGCGATGGACCGCGGCCTGGCCGAGGAACTGAACCTGCGCAGCCTGATCGGCGTGGCCCACGGCTGCCGCCGGGTACGCAAGCCCGACATGGTCCACAACACCCTGCAGCCGCTGATCGAGGTCGATGCGCAGACCTACCAGGTGCGTGCCGACGGCGAACTGCTGGTCTGCGAGCCGGCCCGCGAACTGCCGCTGGCCCAGCGTTACTTCCTGTTCTGA
- a CDS encoding urease subunit beta, which produces MIPGEIQVAAGDIELNSGRATVSVSVANHGDRPVQVGSHYHFYEVNEALVFERAPTLGFRLDIPAGTAVRFEPGQARTVQLVAYAGKREVHGFQGKVMGALEGRA; this is translated from the coding sequence ATGATCCCAGGTGAAATCCAGGTCGCCGCCGGCGACATCGAGCTGAACAGCGGCCGCGCAACGGTCAGCGTCAGCGTGGCCAACCATGGTGACCGGCCGGTGCAGGTTGGCTCGCACTACCACTTCTACGAAGTCAACGAGGCGCTGGTATTCGAGCGCGCACCGACCCTGGGCTTTCGCCTGGACATCCCCGCGGGTACCGCCGTGCGGTTCGAGCCCGGCCAGGCGCGTACCGTGCAACTGGTGGCCTACGCCGGCAAGCGTGAGGTCCATGGCTTTCAGGGCAAGGTGATGGGCGCGCTGGAGGGTAGGGCATGA
- a CDS encoding urease subunit gamma, giving the protein MELTPREKDKLLLFTAALLAERRLARGLKLNYPEAVALISAAVLEGARDGRTVAELMSLGREVLSREQVMPGIAEMLHDVQVEATFPDGTKLVTVHDPIV; this is encoded by the coding sequence ATGGAGCTGACCCCGAGAGAGAAAGACAAACTGCTGCTGTTCACCGCCGCGTTGCTGGCGGAGCGGCGCCTGGCCCGTGGCCTGAAGCTCAACTACCCGGAAGCGGTGGCGCTGATCAGTGCCGCCGTGCTCGAAGGCGCCCGTGATGGTCGCACTGTCGCCGAGCTGATGAGCCTGGGGCGTGAAGTGCTGAGCCGCGAGCAGGTAATGCCCGGCATTGCCGAAATGCTCCACGACGTGCAGGTCGAAGCGACTTTTCCGGATGGCACCAAGCTGGTGACCGTGCATGACCCCATCGTCTGA
- a CDS encoding urease accessory protein UreD, with the protein MSLAEQIEQRQDDAGWSAHLQLRFVRRDEVTRLGAWRHFGPLLVQRPFYPEGAPCHVYVLHPPGGIVAGDRLELDIRLEPGSHALLTMPGASKFYRSIGPTARLAQRFHLAADSTLEWLPQDSILFSGARASLDSRFTLEPGARLLAWETLCLGRPVMGERFDQGALDSRLRIELPGEVGLHERLRLEGGRLDKLGGHPLLATFCAAPADQAVLEQVRLLLDELGNPAGATLLGSLLVIRVLDHDNQHLQRTLQRLWHVLRPAVLGLPACPPRIWAT; encoded by the coding sequence ATGTCGCTCGCGGAGCAGATCGAACAACGTCAAGACGATGCAGGCTGGAGTGCTCACCTGCAGTTGCGCTTCGTCAGGCGCGACGAAGTGACCCGCCTTGGTGCGTGGCGGCATTTCGGACCTCTTTTGGTGCAGCGGCCGTTCTATCCGGAAGGCGCACCATGCCATGTCTACGTGCTGCACCCACCCGGCGGCATCGTCGCTGGCGACCGTCTGGAGCTGGACATCCGGCTGGAGCCGGGCAGCCACGCGCTGCTGACCATGCCCGGCGCCAGCAAGTTCTACCGCAGCATCGGCCCGACCGCGCGGCTGGCCCAGCGCTTTCACCTGGCCGCTGACAGTACGCTGGAATGGCTGCCGCAGGACAGCATCCTGTTCTCCGGTGCCCGTGCCAGCCTCGACAGCCGTTTCACCCTGGAACCGGGGGCGCGCCTGCTGGCCTGGGAAACCCTGTGCCTGGGGCGCCCGGTGATGGGCGAGCGTTTCGACCAGGGTGCCCTCGACAGCCGTCTACGCATCGAACTGCCCGGCGAAGTCGGCCTGCACGAGCGCCTGCGCCTCGAAGGCGGGCGCCTGGACAAGCTTGGCGGGCATCCGCTGCTGGCCACCTTCTGCGCCGCACCGGCCGACCAGGCCGTGCTGGAACAGGTGCGCCTGCTGCTCGACGAACTGGGCAATCCAGCCGGTGCGACCCTGCTCGGGTCGCTGCTGGTAATCCGCGTGCTCGACCATGACAACCAACACCTGCAACGCACCCTGCAACGCCTGTGGCATGTGCTGCGCCCGGCCGTCCTCGGCCTGCCGGCCTGCCCACCGCGTATCTGGGCTACCTGA
- a CDS encoding tyrosine-type recombinase/integrase — protein sequence MSDLSKNPLLQYMARLAPSSQQTMRYILQDAADRLGFVDCNIVDVPWHRLEPGHVIALVAALRADGYAPNSSSLYVNAIRGVMNEAWRQGLIDHEQLLRIREVKPATGSRLPPGRNLRRSLIRELMDVCAADPRPQGVRDAAIIALLYGTGMRKSESVDIDLDQVDFEARSLQVLGKGNRQLIKYAPPWAFEKLQAWLDLRRQDLPAGAEDDPFLFNRIRRGSHITRARITKHAIYYIARQRGAQVGVKIMPHDFRRAFITRVIEEHDLSIAQKLAHHANIQTTAIYDRRDDNERRRAVDRFDY from the coding sequence TTGTCCGACCTCTCGAAAAATCCGCTGCTGCAGTACATGGCCCGCCTGGCCCCATCCAGCCAGCAAACCATGCGCTACATCCTTCAGGACGCTGCCGACCGGCTGGGTTTCGTCGATTGCAATATTGTCGATGTGCCTTGGCACCGGCTCGAGCCCGGCCATGTGATTGCCCTGGTGGCAGCGCTGCGTGCCGACGGTTATGCCCCCAACAGCTCGTCGCTGTACGTCAATGCCATCCGCGGTGTGATGAACGAAGCCTGGCGTCAGGGCCTGATCGATCACGAGCAGTTGCTGCGCATTCGCGAGGTCAAGCCGGCCACCGGCAGCCGCCTGCCGCCGGGGCGCAACCTGCGCCGTAGCCTGATTCGCGAGTTGATGGATGTGTGTGCGGCCGATCCACGGCCGCAGGGGGTACGTGATGCGGCGATCATCGCCTTGCTGTACGGCACCGGGATGCGCAAGTCGGAATCGGTAGACATCGACCTGGATCAGGTCGACTTCGAGGCGCGCAGCCTGCAGGTGCTGGGCAAGGGCAACCGCCAGTTGATCAAGTACGCCCCGCCATGGGCGTTCGAAAAGTTGCAGGCATGGCTGGACCTGCGCCGCCAGGATTTGCCGGCAGGTGCCGAAGATGACCCGTTCCTGTTCAACCGCATCCGCCGTGGTAGCCATATCACCCGGGCGCGTATCACCAAGCATGCCATTTATTACATTGCCCGCCAGCGTGGCGCGCAGGTGGGCGTGAAGATCATGCCGCACGACTTCCGCCGGGCGTTCATCACCCGGGTGATCGAAGAGCATGACCTGTCGATTGCGCAGAAGCTGGCGCACCACGCCAATATCCAGACCACCGCAATCTACGACCGGCGCGACGACAACGAGCGCCGGCGTGCAGTGGACCGCTTCGATTACTAG
- a CDS encoding NnrS family protein gives MLVQPIDSRPRQAVWGLGFRPFFLGGSLFALLALLMWAGALAGALEPTPPGGMLAWHRHEMLYGFAVAIIAGFLLTAVQNWSGIPGLSGSALQGFFLLWLLGRASWFLPLPGGLLVAVEGSFLPLLALALARPIVQRRLRNNYPIIGLVLLIAACQWLTLVGWLRQDELWQRRGVFAGLWLVAAMMTVLGGRVIPFFTRRGLGNMAPAPARPRLDRACLLLSVAVPLAFASGLADTPRTGLAVLFGALFALHTARLALWHHAGLWRVPLLWSLHLAYAWIAIACLGMALWHAGVALSLSLVTHALTVGAMSGLILAMMARVSLGHTGRPLQVPTSIAWAFGLIQLATLARVVLPLFTPLGVSLSVVCWSLALLLFLRHYQPILLQPRVDGMPG, from the coding sequence ATGCTTGTGCAGCCGATCGATTCACGCCCACGCCAGGCCGTCTGGGGCCTGGGTTTCCGCCCATTCTTCCTGGGAGGTAGTTTGTTTGCGCTGCTTGCCTTGCTGATGTGGGCCGGCGCACTGGCCGGGGCACTGGAGCCCACGCCACCCGGCGGCATGCTCGCCTGGCACCGCCACGAGATGCTCTATGGCTTCGCTGTCGCCATCATCGCGGGTTTCCTGCTGACCGCCGTGCAGAACTGGAGCGGCATCCCAGGCTTGAGCGGGAGCGCGCTGCAGGGCTTTTTCCTGCTTTGGCTGTTGGGTCGGGCGAGTTGGTTCCTGCCGTTACCGGGCGGCTTACTGGTGGCAGTCGAGGGCAGCTTCCTGCCACTGTTGGCACTGGCCCTGGCACGGCCGATCGTGCAACGGCGCTTGCGTAACAACTACCCGATCATCGGCCTGGTGCTGCTGATTGCCGCCTGCCAGTGGCTGACCCTGGTCGGCTGGCTGCGCCAGGACGAACTGTGGCAGCGCCGCGGGGTGTTTGCCGGGTTGTGGCTGGTGGCCGCGATGATGACCGTGCTTGGCGGGCGGGTGATCCCGTTCTTCACCCGGCGCGGCCTGGGCAACATGGCCCCGGCCCCTGCCCGTCCCCGGCTGGACCGGGCCTGCCTGCTGCTCAGCGTGGCGGTACCGCTGGCCTTTGCCTCGGGCTTGGCCGATACGCCGCGTACAGGCCTGGCCGTGCTGTTCGGCGCCTTGTTCGCCTTGCACACTGCCCGCCTGGCCTTGTGGCATCACGCTGGCCTCTGGCGTGTGCCCCTGCTGTGGTCGCTGCACCTGGCCTATGCCTGGATTGCCATTGCCTGCCTGGGCATGGCGCTGTGGCACGCCGGGGTGGCGCTGAGCCTGAGCCTTGTGACTCACGCCCTGACCGTGGGTGCCATGAGCGGCTTGATCCTGGCGATGATGGCGCGGGTCAGCCTGGGCCACACCGGCAGGCCGCTGCAGGTGCCAACCAGCATTGCCTGGGCTTTTGGCTTGATCCAGCTGGCGACACTGGCAAGGGTGGTGCTGCCGCTCTTCACACCGCTGGGGGTGAGCCTTTCGGTAGTGTGCTGGAGCCTGGCCTTGCTGCTGTTCCTGCGCCATTACCAGCCCATTTTGCTGCAGCCCCGGGTAGATGGCATGCCGGGCTAG